A stretch of the Panicum virgatum strain AP13 chromosome 9N, P.virgatum_v5, whole genome shotgun sequence genome encodes the following:
- the LOC120689302 gene encoding cysteine-rich repeat secretory protein 55-like: MATMFPFLNLPIHPTLADVLARQTELMAHLVNQMGNAGNHGPRAEPPVNRFGEFFRTNPPIFHGSKDPLDANFWLNVIEEKLGLIECEPHEKCKLGDSHGGKGSAVIYGLAQCRGDVSAGDCAACLADAAKQLPSTCSYSSDARIWYDFCFMRYENADFIGQADMDAGVILVNVQAVDNAKAFEKAVAKVVGKATAQASAAGSAGLGRGRDQYTPFVTVYGLAQCTRDLAPLACAQCLSTAVSRFGGYCGARQGCQINYSSCRVRYEIYPFYFPLAGDGRRAVTDMTKNTKIVVHP; this comes from the exons ATGGCAACGATGTTCCCCTTCCTGAACCTCCCAATTCACCCAACCCTCGCGGACGTCCTGGCCCGacaaactgaactcatggcGCACTTAGTCAATCAAATGGGCAATGCCGGCAATCATGGTCCAAGAGCTGAGCCTCCAGTGAACAGGTTCGGAGAATTCTTCCGCACCAACCCACCCATCTTTCATGGCTCCAAGGATCCACTTGATGCAAACTTCTGGCTCAATGTGATCGAAGAAAAACTTGGTCTTATTGAGTGTGAGCCACATGAGAAG TGTAAATTGGGCGATTCTCACGGCGGGAAGGGCAGCGCCGTCATCTACGGCCTCGCGCAATGCCGCGGCGACGTCTCCGCCGGCGACTGCGCCGCCtgcctcgccgacgccgccaagCAGCTCCCCAGCACCTGCAGCTACAGCTCTGACGCAAGGATCTG GTACGACTTCTGCTTCATGCGGTACGAGAACGCCGACTTCATCGGGCAGGCGGACATGGACGCCGGCGTGATCCTGGTGAACGTGCAGGCGGTGGACAACGCCAAGGCGTTCGAGAAGGCGGTGGCGAAGGTGGTCGGGAAGGCGACGGCGCAGGCGTcggcggccggcagcgcggGGCTCGGGCGGGGCAGGGACCAGTACACGCCGTTCGTGACCGTCTACGGGCTGGCGCAGTGCACGCGGGACCTGGCGCCGCTGGCGTGCGCGCAGTGCCTGTCCACGGCGGTGTCCCGGTTCGGCGGCTACTGCGGCGCGCGGCAGGGGTGCCAGATCAACTACAGCAGCTGCAGGGTGCGCTACGAGATCTACCCCTTCTActtcccgctcgccggcgacggtcGCCGCGCCGTCACCGACATGACCAAGAACACCAAGATCGTCGTGCACCCTTGA